Proteins encoded by one window of Simiduia curdlanivorans:
- a CDS encoding sulfotransferase family protein, protein MTVHFNHAVQLFERRDFSGLLSYLGDDYSPVFLPLRVQVCIALNQVEAMRLLLTRLETLRLDVHVWVDISRRLHAAQWAEEACRAALIAARIAPHNATVLSNYGMILRHCGHLSEAADWLSQSLELDPTQGEAQLIYAELAPGKSQKSHIETIKQSLQQSPLPKENAIALHYAVARHYESLGEWGSVMHHLAEGSRLKRASFSYQIERDERMLKALSVQIEPKVSTDFVPEPAQSQPIFIVGLPRTGSSLLEARLAAMSGVRAGGELPYLNDAIMQQYREEIGAPPVSPEAFVQGVYGLNMNAIGRRYMTLSAHLQSDSFFTDKLPINGLNIPLIRAALPDAQIIHLHRDDRAMGFALYRQLFGRVYPYSYDLVELGRYVRAYRQLMSQWQQKISGVHWLNYEVLVADWDAQFSQLCVTIGLAEKQKENANVHFSATASASQIRAPIHQQASEPWRHVTAHLAPYLRQLGS, encoded by the coding sequence ATGACTGTTCATTTTAACCATGCGGTACAACTTTTTGAGCGCAGGGATTTTTCTGGGTTGCTCAGTTATTTAGGTGATGATTACTCGCCTGTGTTTTTACCCCTGCGGGTTCAAGTTTGTATCGCGTTGAATCAAGTTGAAGCCATGCGGCTACTCCTTACGCGGCTAGAGACGCTGAGGTTAGATGTTCATGTGTGGGTGGATATTTCACGCCGACTGCATGCTGCTCAATGGGCAGAGGAGGCATGTAGGGCGGCTTTAATTGCTGCGAGAATCGCGCCGCATAATGCGACAGTATTATCTAACTATGGAATGATCTTGCGGCACTGCGGCCATCTTTCCGAGGCCGCTGATTGGCTATCTCAATCACTGGAGTTAGACCCTACGCAAGGCGAGGCGCAGCTAATTTACGCTGAATTGGCGCCGGGTAAGTCTCAAAAAAGTCACATTGAAACAATCAAGCAGTCATTGCAGCAATCTCCTTTGCCTAAGGAGAATGCGATAGCATTGCACTACGCTGTCGCTCGACATTATGAGTCCTTAGGTGAATGGGGTAGCGTTATGCACCATTTGGCTGAAGGTTCGCGCTTAAAAAGGGCAAGTTTTTCTTACCAAATAGAACGAGATGAACGCATGCTAAAAGCGCTCTCTGTTCAAATCGAGCCCAAGGTCTCGACAGATTTTGTACCCGAACCTGCGCAGAGTCAGCCGATTTTTATTGTAGGTTTACCGCGCACCGGTTCCAGTTTATTGGAGGCGCGGTTAGCGGCAATGTCTGGTGTGCGAGCGGGTGGCGAGCTGCCTTACCTAAACGATGCAATTATGCAGCAATACCGTGAGGAAATTGGCGCGCCGCCAGTTTCGCCTGAGGCGTTTGTTCAAGGTGTTTATGGCCTTAATATGAATGCCATTGGTCGACGCTACATGACCCTAAGTGCACATTTACAAAGCGACTCTTTTTTTACCGATAAGCTGCCCATTAACGGGCTCAATATACCTCTCATTCGGGCTGCATTACCGGATGCGCAGATTATTCATTTACACCGTGATGATCGCGCCATGGGCTTTGCCTTGTATCGGCAATTGTTTGGCAGAGTTTATCCTTACTCTTACGATTTAGTGGAGCTGGGGCGTTATGTACGAGCTTACCGGCAGCTCATGAGTCAGTGGCAGCAAAAAATTAGTGGTGTACATTGGCTAAATTATGAAGTCTTAGTGGCTGATTGGGATGCTCAGTTCTCCCAATTATGTGTAACGATAGGTCTTGCAGAAAAGCAAAAGGAAAATGCAAACGTACATTTTTCAGCCACCGCCAGTGCCAGTCAAATTCGCGCACCTATCCATCAACAAGCCAGCGAACCTTGGCGCCATGTTACGGCACATTTAGCGCCTTACTTACGTCAGTTAGGCTCTTAG